The following is a genomic window from Benincasa hispida cultivar B227 chromosome 7, ASM972705v1, whole genome shotgun sequence.
ttcattgtCAGATTAACTTCTTGGGATGCGATCACctcatcttccttgtttgttttttctgtgATTGCATTGCATGCAACAAtggatgcgatcgcatcctcatcttcgttttcatcttcatgcttctcttcttcattcaaactctgTTCGTCATCGGATTCATTAAGGTATTCTTCATCAGGATATTTCATGGCAcggataatgtcaaacctgagcttctgtTCATTTACGCTCAAGCTGTTCTCttctttgtgcacatcaatctgggcatgACCGATTGATAAAAATGgccgccccaaaatgatgggcacatctttgtctgcttcgtagtccaagatgatgaagtctatTGGCAATATAAATTTTCCAATTGTAACCAGCACGTCCTTTACCTTCCCCTCTatatgcaccagagatctatccgTTAATTAGAGAGTCACTGTCGTGGGTGCAAGTTGCctcacattcagctgcttaaaaattgacagaggcatcagaTTAATGCTAgctccaagatcgcatagtgcttgcccgatgtacaatcctccaatggagcaaggtatagtgaaACTCTTAGGATCGCACATTTTCAGTGGAATTATAGCTTTTGAGCTCTGCGTCAAAACCACTGTGGCGAACTTACCAGCgcctctcttctttgtcaccatatcctttagaaacttcgcatatgcgggcatctcctcaattgcttcagtgaacggaatattaatatgcaattgttttaacatattcaTGAAGCGTTAGTactgtacctcatcatttttcttctttctgagtctctaTGGAAAAGGTGGTAGTTGTATCCTTATGGTCCCCTGTTCTTTTGGCTCCGAGGTGGACGCAATCTCAGGTTCTATCGCTTCTCTTTCTTATATTTCTTCTTGAGTCACTGCAATCTCTGGTTCCAGCGCAATTGAAGCAGTCCGactaggcttcttcttcttcctcgccacagtctttccactacgCAACgtcacgacttgacattgctctttacccaTACCCTCTGGGTTGCGTGgtagttctgttgaactcgacTGGGCCCCTTGCGGTCGATTCTTGAGTTCGCCCATAATCTGGCCTATCTGTATTTCCAGGTTGTGGATGGACGTCgcttggttttgaagcacaatttcgttcttttcaatatattgcttcaacaaaaTTTCCAAAGAGGAAGATTGCAGCGCCTGCGAACTGCTGGCTTGATTACTCGTCTGACGGTTGGTTCGCGAGAAAAATctaggtggcccttcttttttcGCCACTGATTGGAAATTTTGCTGCTGATTTTTCCATGtaaagttggggtggtttctccacccggagTTGTACGTGTTGGAAAACGGGTTgtttttcacaaaataaattgacTGTAGGTTTTgcgggcattcctccattgcGTGTCCTTTACTGCAAGTAGCACATCTTGCGGTAGTCTAGTTGATTGCGttcacttgcccactatgcGTTGTTGGGCTATTGATTGCGATTTCCTGTATCAAGTttatcatcgcagtcatttgactctgaagggatgcgatagcaccattgtttgcatcactatcctttattctcaatctttgatcgctttctctccagtccttgtgatttttagaaatgcgaACAAGGTTGTTCTTGCCTTTATCATAAGTTTTATCTAGCAGACCTCCAGCAGCTACCttattggcagcggtctgcgaagcagggtttaatccgtgataaaaaaatctccatctgtaagcAGTCTAGTAATCAGTTATGCGGGCAGTCTTttaccaacctcttaaacctcgcccaagcatcgctgagcgattcatccatgtcctgttcaaaatttgttatcaaTTTTCTTCTGGCATTTTCCtttggtgggaaatatttcttcataaacttctctactacttactcccatgaagtaatctctcctggttcgagagagTACGTCCATTTTCGTGCCTAATCACAtaatgaaaatggaaacaaagttagttgaacttcttcagtggagatattagggaacataaaagtattgtagatctatatgaagctccggaggtgggcatgcAGGTCCACCACACCTCCCACCAAACTGTCtagcagtctggatcatctgtagcatcaccggtttcatttcaaatctcgaTCCATCAAGAGcgagcctcatgattcctagggagaaatcatagagttTGGGCAACGCATAATctcgaatgggcctattgcggttattcgccaataggatgggattcaccatgacattattttcattggtgctccatttccaggttgttccgccatgttatctttctcttaTTGTTGTTATTGGCGACTATCTCTCAATCTTTATCACaacattctttcaatctttgggtCGTAATGCGTCAGAGCTTGAAAGTTGCAAAGAAAATCAGAAAATTACTGTTAGCATACTAtattgccgaagtccccagcaacgacgTCAAAAatttgatgcgttattttatgcggtgaaataatgaaagaagttgcggtgatggaaaatatgttgtgcaacaagttttctcagcaaaacccaagtataaatcctactgagttttctggtaagtccagggtcgaactcagggactaaggaaaacaatatgcgacaataatttttagattactttgcggtaacaaataaattaatgatttggttggtttgttgcttgaagtataaaaagtatgcggcggatttgagataAGAATgattatgcgacagatacactgagtatgcggcggaacgagttgagaaggtctttagctagcgtttccagagaatgcgtcaaactatgcgatcatgctgcACTTatgcgacaacaaatcattttccaatgcaaatgcggtagcTTCTAATtataggacgcatgcgatgaatgcgattatgtctatagagcttattcctaagtctctacttcttgcctctacgatgatgcaagatgcatacaaggacaaggtgaccgcattcaatcataacctatctctaggatgcatgcgatgcgttaatagcaaacagcgcttatttctaagcttctatctcttgattatgcatttctaatctgactttcctgagcccagattctaacctgaattttccaagcctagattctatccttagaataccctctcgagtatctctaatggacgaatgatgcatacataatacaagataatcgcatagaatgaagatccccagttatgcctgtctcttatacacatctagatgtgtataagagacagactctattctgctcaaaagatgttcctgcttctgcAGGAGCTGACCCTTTCTCTGATCTCGACGATTTTGgtactcttccaagttcaccgaaACGATTTTTCGGTACAATCTCACTTCCCTCGCTTCCatcttctaagtaaaagaaaactatgaacaagactacttctatctaaggggaaaattctctaacagagcgaactccttcactgaaggtggcctctggtatttatagagcttcggggtgaaaggcttcttctctcttatgattgcatttatggtatgaaattaattctctgtctgatgcgccaaatattttcaccgaaaagttgagtgtacttgttaaagtaggtcgttaacggcttgtcaacttaattcagaatcgaccgtcatcagctttctgtcccatcgtgatttattatgcttttcacccaaatGCACCTACCAAgatgcgtcggctctatgcggcaaccttcttgagtagatactcgtgagcgcaaatgatcgcatagccatgcattaacgcaatctcttaatgcgctcggccgttgatttctttggatcacatTTTCCGCCttgtgtcaatgcatattctgcacaaaattacataagttaactgttttgatgcgatggacgcatgtaactgcaatattgtgaacttaatgcttttggacgcaatcttgtgtatttttatcatcgcaatcctgcattgtttaataacttagcactgtaataacgtgcatttctgtccatTATCAAAGAGGTACCAAGCATAATCAACTCTGCCAATATGACTTGAAGACATAGATGGTTGAACCACTGAAGCTGTTGTATAACAACACACATCCATGATCAtgatccatttcattcaatctTGTTGGTTGCTCATTAACATCCACTGAAGGACCACAACTTTGCTCTAGATGACCACAATCCATATATTCAAGTCTAGATGATCTCTCATTAGTAACAACTGAAGTACCGCCCAATTCTGAATTCAATTTTGTTGGATTAGTGCGGTCGTTGTCTAGTGATGATGTTCATGGTACAGTGttggtagacaatggaatatcatcctcttcccgacgAAATTGATATGATTCCTGTATTGTCCGTCCACAGTtgtatcatcataactcacatttccaAACCCCATTCTAATATTTTCGTCCTGATTCAATTTTAGTGTTACAGATAACTGAAGTTTACTAAGCTCTTCTCGGAAAAGAAGGAAgcgaacatcatcatcattcctTATGTATTGTGAAGGGGCTTCATATTCAAGTTTATATTTAACTCTCagtataagatcaaactctgaacaactgacatttgtaaccctgtaaatgtgagatttaagttcttcatacttcaatgtaACAGGCACAATGATTCCTATCAACTCTCCCCCAATAtacgaactttcattctcatctcAATCACCTCCATATCGAATAAGTAGACACTTTTCtatcatcctacaaagcaaAAGAACATTTGCCATTAAATTGTACAAGaaattgaagtgtactctcgctctctttctcgtaatctcgctctctctctccctccctcgtaatctcgctctctttcttaatctcgctctctcttagtcttgctttctctcttaatctcgctctctctcactctcgttctctctcccaatacaaaattttgtaatgCTACATTTCCagaaataacatataaaaataattaaacagactcaaaataatgaaacagCTTTCTGAAAAATTTGTCCCGTTCTGAAAAAGCCTCGTCTTGGAAATCCCCGTTCGAAAAATCTTCGTTCAACAAAACACCATCGAAAACCAGAGAAGTAATCACCAttgaaatggagtttagaatttaaagaaatcaccattgtattgtgtaagtattattattgatttgaggcttctgtcatgaaaattgtcaaatcattcgTACATTGACGAGCAATCACATCAAACCAGAGAATTTAAAACAAGAGCGAGACTTACCTCGTGAGGCACTTGTGAAGACAATTTATATAATTTGGTATGACGATAATGTCAACAAATGATcaataaacattattttttttaaatggatcatttgaaaaaaataggTCATCTCTACAAATTTTTCGAACCGTGGTAGTTCAACTCATTCGCAACGCAAACAAAACTTGGTTCGAAACTCGGGTGCCTCATCGAAGAAAAGTTCCGTCTTTCATCTCGGCGCCGTCCACAGTCTTCCGCCGGAAAACTCAAGCGGAGCAAATTACTTTAAGAAAAACGACGGTCCTAAATTAAGATTGACCCTTCGTTAGTTGCAGAATTGATCCATGATTTGATCTCCAATTAATGGAAGACGACGTCGAGCAAGAGATATGGAGTTGGGGGGCAGGAACAGACGGCCAGCTGGGCACCGGACGACTCGAGGACGACAATCTCCCTCAACTCCTCCGAAATCCGACACTTTCCTCCGCCACCCCCATCTCATCCCTTTCCTGCGGTGGCGCTCATGTTATCGCTTTGACTGCCGGTATCCGATCCTCCTCCACCATAAAAGGGTTCATCCAGtgcctctttcttcttctttcccatTCTTTTTTGTTAATAATACAGGAATAAACGATTGAATATGTTGTAGAATTTCTGTTTAAGCTTTATGAATGCGATAGTGATTTAAGACCCGGATTCAAATTCCTATACTTGTCATTTACTCTCTAATTAATATCAATAAGTAGGTCTTGCTACTGATTTCAAAGTTAAGGGAGTGTAAAagaataaacaatttaataagtATTTCGTAACTTATGAACTTTAGAGTTTAAGCTTCTTTTGATTTAGTGGTATTAATGTTTTTGAAGGTGGTGGGGTACTTGCATGGGGAAGAGGCAATTCAGGGCAGTTAGGGCTAGGAGACATGGCAAGCAGCTTACACCCTAAGCCAATGATGGGGTTGGGTAGCTACTTCATAACCCAAGTTTCTGCTGGATGGAGCCATTCTGGTTTTGTTTCAAGTCAGCATATTAATTATTGGTTCTTCTTTATGAAGTCTTGCATTACATCTTTCAGTAGAACCCTGTTTCCATTTTTCTGGTTTTTTGTTGTAGACGAGGGAAAGCTTTATACTTGTGGAGATGGCTCATTTGGGCAGTTAGGGCATGGTGATTACCAGTCACGTTGCTTCCCTGATGAGGTCTTGTTTTTCTCTGATAAACATGTTGATCAGATTGCATGTGGAATGCGCCACTCGCTTGCATTGGTGAAAGGTATAGAAAAGTATGTATGCGCATAAATTTTTGTAATGTAATGTTTCAGTGTTAAGATCAATTTACTTGAATCTATATCCATGTTTTCTCTGGTTTATTCTTTGCTTAAGGAACTTCCATCGTTCTACCTTCTCTATATCTATATCTGGGGTTGTCAAGAATTTTTGTATGTTCTGCCTTCTCTCCTTTTAATGATTCAACTGAAATTAGTTATCCAAGTTGTTGAGGGCAAATCTTTTGGTGAATTTCTCCACCCTTCCTTGATAGCTATCTAAGTCTATGTTGATGTCAATGCAGCAGTCTATCTCAAAGTTTGATGGTGATGATATGATGCAGGTTGTTCTGGTGATCAAGTTTATGGATTTGGAGCTGGGAAACGCGGTCAATTGGGTATCTCCAAGAAGATTCAGACTATTAATCTTCCCATACTTTCTTCCGATTTGGAAGCTGCTGAAATAGTTGGCATAGCTGCTGGTGGTGATCACAGTGCTGCTCTATCCTGTGAGTTGCATCGAATTTTCTTTGTATCCATATTGATTCCTCcagtaaatttgtaattttggcATCAGTACAGTGAGCCATAAATGAATTGCATGGGCAACATCTATTTAACATGACTTTCCAAGTGcttaaaaatgtgtttttagGATCTATTAATAGCGTTCATCCTAACCGTTGTTATATGTTGGCTGCAATTGCTTCAGCTGATGGGCATCTCTACATTTGGGGAAGGGGATTCAAAAGCAATTCAGATGCATATTCTCCTCAACATCTACCTTCACCTTTGTCGTTCAGTAAAGTTGCTCTTGGATGGAATCATGCACTAGTTTTAACTTGTATTAACATTCATTCCATTTCTTACTTGATTGAATAGTAATCCCACCAGTACGCTTTCAGTTTTACCAGGATTGTATACATGTGATGATCTTCTTCTTGTTAAACGGCAACCATCCTTCATTGAACAGATGAAGGGGAACTTTATATGCTTGGCGGCAAACATCATGGAGCGCTGAGTGGTTCTGAAATGCTAAATGCAATGAAGTCTCTGCCTGGTAAAGGAATTAACTTTACCATTTGCCATCGTAACAAGCAAACCGTTCGAGTCCTTAGATGAGTTGCTTGCTGCTTACGACTTGATATGTGGATTTTCTTTGTAGTGCAGGTGATTCCGAGGAAGATAATTTCCAACCAATCCCGCCTCTTAGTGGAATAAAAGTTTTGGATATTGCGGCCGGGGCTGAGCATTCTGCAATCGTTACAGGCATGGTTTTGCAAAGTTGTCTGTTAATACCATTTTCGGTCGCCGTCCTTACATTGTTCAAGTTTTATTGATTGTGCAGAGGATGGTGCTGTAAAGACTTGGGGTTGGGGGGAGCATGGTCAGCTGGGTTTGGGAGATACATGTGACCACACCAATCCACAAACGGtgaatttaaacctcaaacagAAGAGTACTGCTTTAGACATCAAAGTCTATTGTGGCAGTGGCTTTACAGTTGCTGTTGCAACATCCCATGCTGCTTCAAATCTCCCCAATTGAAACTGCATTGCTTTTTGGAGACAACTCCAGTGAGCTGCCTGGCAGCTGATCTGCCACTAGATGATTTTTAGCTTTTGATATGTAAAGTATGAGGAAAAAAGGGACGAGGATCAAAAGCAATACTACAAAATTTTATTGAGCTAATTGAGTCTTCAACAATTTTTATTGAGCTAATTGAGTCTCGTGGAAAAATTATTCTATCTAACTATATTTTTACATCAAAACTACTCGTGGATGGAGGCTGGAGGAAAACTAAACTAGAAGTTGAGCGAAATGCATGTATAACTCGAAGGACTATGCTACAAGAGGGGAAAGTTGACGAGGCACCCGGCTCTTTGCTAGGCaagaaaaagaatataaacGGCCTGGTGTAAACTGCTACATGATGATCAGTAGATTATTTTCATATCCACTGGTGTTAACAATTGGGCGTAAAGGATCGATCTTCCATTGACCATCAACAATGAATTTAATCTGCATATCACAAAAAACCGTGAGATGTGTGTTCGCATAAACTATGTTAATAGAAATTCCAAAGAATAACAAACCTCGTATTTTCCAGGATACAGCTTTAGGAACAGGGAGAATACCCCCGTACTGGACCTTTCCATCTTCCTCTGCAAGTTGGGAGCAAGCGAATAAAGACTATATGAGATAATGAATTAAACCACAAAACTGTGCAGTTCTTCCGTTTATGAGATTTGCAACTAGACATCCGTAACATCACTTCCACTACAATTGGAAGCATTCGGTGTAATTATGGAAAGATCACCCACTAGAAGCCTACAtgatcattttcttttaagatGTACACCATGAAATTCAATCTCACTCATAACCATTAAACATCATCTGCCTGAGCAGTAGTTATCTGACAACAATTATCTTTCCAACTATATGTCACATTTGAATTGAAGGAACCTAAgatcataaaatgtaaatcCATTGCAAGCAAGTCATTCAGCATCCTAGCATAAGTAGTGGAAGTTATCAAAATAGAAAGTCCTAGTTATTTGTCAGCGGGGAAAATGTACGTTCCCAGAAAAAGCTCACTCAGCTAGCAGAAAATATACTAGAGACAGGAATGGAGGGTAGAGTAACCCACAGCCCACAGTGTTCATTTTCATCAGTGCGGTGTCGTGGATTTCTTATTGAGAAGCCTAACTTCTGAGCTACAACGAAGAGCCAATCACATTTCGatcttctctttttccttttttttctttttctgatgAAAGTGCTGATAACATTTATACAGTAGGCAAGCAGTACATTCTAGAGGCATAATAGAGGAACCAGTCCCACGTTACACGTTCGATATTCCGatgttagttttaatttttaaatgtccCTAGGTTATTTCAACTGTCAAAATCaagcaaaataatcaaataggAAGATTTTTTTACCTGGGTTGACCAACCATCGAATGACCCTACTAAGAGAACCTCTGATGCAGAATTAGGCCACACCACGCAAGCAGTACGTAGAAGTTGCAAAGCTCTGCGGGCACAATTGATCCTCTTTTGTTTCCCCTCTATCACCTTTTGTGCATCACTGAAAAGACTTAATGTCATTGATACGTCCATGGTTAAAACAAATCACTAAGCAAAGCAGGAATTTCCATACATAATTGTCAGTGCCATCTTTCCTTCTATCACGGCTATCTTTGCTCGTATAGACCGTAGCTTATCCTTGGCATTCAGGATCTCATTTTCTTGAAACTCAAAAGCATCCGAAAGCTCCAGCAAATCATCAGAAGATTTACTTTGACCCTAATGATCATGATAGCAATAAACAGGCACGTCAATATTTTATTGTGTTTAACATTATTGCTCAACGATCAAGAGGTATTAATCCTTTTTTAATCAAAACTGTAAGACTAATTGACATCTTTTACTTTATTCAGATCTTCTTCCAGTTCCAGAAGAGGAAATGAAAGAATCATGCACCATCCATTAAAATCCAGGACATGTAGAACGTCTCAGTTCATTTGATAACAAAATCAGGTTGCAGAATAAACCTTCTCAGACACAAATGCATTAGATCTCAATGAGCCAATTACGGACGAGAGCTCCAACTCCATGTTCTGAAGGTGACGTCGTAGTTGATTGTGATTCATTTCTTTCTCGCTAGAGTTTGAATTGGTAGAATCCCCTCTATATCCTAGTGATTCATATCTCAGAACATCTAATACTTCCCCGCTCCTTCCCGTGCTCAAAGCAATTTCAGAAGCTGTACATATTAAAAATCAGTTGATGCAAACTCTAATATCACAGAAACCAACCTATGAATACATGAATAAATGAAGAACCTTCAAAGTCTTTATCTTGAAGATCTGTCTTGAATGTGCTCCAAGATCTCTGCACCTCAGGGGTAACAGAGCCTCCAAGACCGTTCAGTTGTACAGGAGAAGAACCCTGACTAAGACAAACCCCCAAATCGCTCCATTTGTCTTGTTTGCCACTCAGCGGTGTGCTGATAGTGCTTCCTTGTAGGTCAGCAACTGTCTTTTACCAGGCAAGAAGCATCACAAGTTAAGTTTCAGCCTTTTCCAATTCTTACGAGGGAATTATCCATATCATGATTTCAAagttgaaaaaaggaaaaagaagtagCACAAGCACGGCCAATTGTGACAAGCCAATGGGGAAGATATCCTGCATCAAATTCTAGATATATCTTTCAGCCTTGTTACTCTAACGACTACTTAATATGATAGCAGGATG
Proteins encoded in this region:
- the LOC120081337 gene encoding ultraviolet-B receptor UVR8 isoform X4; the encoded protein is MEDDVEQEIWSWGAGTDGQLGTGRLEDDNLPQLLRNPTLSSATPISSLSCGGAHVIALTAGGGVLAWGRGNSGQLGLGDMASSLHPKPMMGLGSYFITQVSAGWSHSGFVSSQHINYWFFFMKSCITSFSRTLFPFFWFFVVDEGKLYTCGDGSFGQLGHGDYQSRCFPDEVLFFSDKHVDQIACGMRHSLALVKGCSGDQVYGFGAGKRGQLGISKKIQTINLPILSSDLEAAEIVGIAAGGDHSAALSSDGHLYIWGRGFKSNSDAYSPQHLPSPLSFSKVALGWNHALVLTYEGELYMLGGKHHGALSGSEMLNAMKSLPVQVIPRKIISNQSRLLVE
- the LOC120081337 gene encoding ultraviolet-B receptor UVR8 isoform X1, with the protein product MEDDVEQEIWSWGAGTDGQLGTGRLEDDNLPQLLRNPTLSSATPISSLSCGGAHVIALTAGGGVLAWGRGNSGQLGLGDMASSLHPKPMMGLGSYFITQVSAGWSHSGFVSSQHINYWFFFMKSCITSFSRTLFPFFWFFVVDEGKLYTCGDGSFGQLGHGDYQSRCFPDEVLFFSDKHVDQIACGMRHSLALVKGCSGDQVYGFGAGKRGQLGISKKIQTINLPILSSDLEAAEIVGIAAGGDHSAALSSDGHLYIWGRGFKSNSDAYSPQHLPSPLSFSKVALGWNHALVLTYEGELYMLGGKHHGALSGSEMLNAMKSLPGDSEEDNFQPIPPLSGIKVLDIAAGAEHSAIVTEDGAVKTWGWGEHGQLGLGDTCDHTNPQTVNLNLKQKSTALDIKVYCGSGFTVAVATSHAASNLPN
- the LOC120081337 gene encoding ultraviolet-B receptor UVR8 isoform X2, whose amino-acid sequence is MEDDVEQEIWSWGAGTDGQLGTGRLEDDNLPQLLRNPTLSSATPISSLSCGGAHVIALTAGGGVLAWGRGNSGQLGLGDMASSLHPKPMMGLGSYFITQVSAGWSHSGFVSNEGKLYTCGDGSFGQLGHGDYQSRCFPDEVLFFSDKHVDQIACGMRHSLALVKGCSGDQVYGFGAGKRGQLGISKKIQTINLPILSSDLEAAEIVGIAAGGDHSAALSSDGHLYIWGRGFKSNSDAYSPQHLPSPLSFSKVALGWNHALVLTYEGELYMLGGKHHGALSGSEMLNAMKSLPGDSEEDNFQPIPPLSGIKVLDIAAGAEHSAIVTEDGAVKTWGWGEHGQLGLGDTCDHTNPQTVNLNLKQKSTALDIKVYCGSGFTVAVATSHAASNLPN
- the LOC120081337 gene encoding ultraviolet-B receptor UVR8 isoform X3, which codes for MASSLHPKPMMGLGSYFITQVSAGWSHSGFVSSQHINYWFFFMKSCITSFSRTLFPFFWFFVVDEGKLYTCGDGSFGQLGHGDYQSRCFPDEVLFFSDKHVDQIACGMRHSLALVKGCSGDQVYGFGAGKRGQLGISKKIQTINLPILSSDLEAAEIVGIAAGGDHSAALSSDGHLYIWGRGFKSNSDAYSPQHLPSPLSFSKVALGWNHALVLTYEGELYMLGGKHHGALSGSEMLNAMKSLPGDSEEDNFQPIPPLSGIKVLDIAAGAEHSAIVTEDGAVKTWGWGEHGQLGLGDTCDHTNPQTVNLNLKQKSTALDIKVYCGSGFTVAVATSHAASNLPN
- the LOC120081336 gene encoding protein PTST homolog 2, chloroplastic; this encodes MLVFTNALPTSYFFFPTDFGYLSPSVLPSIVFVPNSKWGWNSHHMAATERKCALSFSKGMLYGCSGFVTRCKDLDREGDFALEAEILEFMRSSRNPEAFPSKKDLIEAGREDLVDAIVKKGGWLCLGWNLDEEEDGGIGQFCLDERESILATDWDNFGLSNSLKCDESQRFATPLSPIASSSTSSSFTGRSLDTVAQDESGIEGMLSRLEKERNATFGAGKNDLLPETTAKETVADLQGSTISTPLSGKQDKWSDLGVCLSQGSSPVQLNGLGGSVTPEVQRSWSTFKTDLQDKDFEASEIALSTGRSGEVLDVLRYESLGYRGDSTNSNSSEKEMNHNQLRRHLQNMELELSSVIGSLRSNAFVSEKGQSKSSDDLLELSDAFEFQENEILNAKDKLRSIRAKIAVIEGKMALTIIDAQKVIEGKQKRINCARRALQLLRTACVVWPNSASEVLLVGSFDGWSTQRKMERSSTGVFSLFLKLYPGKYEIKFIVDGQWKIDPLRPIVNTSGYENNLLIIM